The following are from one region of the Klebsiella aerogenes genome:
- a CDS encoding ROK family protein codes for MSNRVLCLDIGGSFIKSAVSPAPGQLVMSRQRAVPLTSWSAFVCAVQQIIAQYGDAIDGHSPLALSCAGVVDVANDRILSSNIPPFAGIDITQSLQAELGRPVVMANDADCFTLAEARFGAAKGLPIVLGVILGSGIGGGIAIDGNILYGNQGIGAEWGHGPITRTQLTVGKRVIDLPRLACGCGQQGCLDTLGGAIGMQRLHQLLSGQTLTSVEIVAQGKAGEETAALTLEIWLELVSEPLAHAVNTLGPHKIVAGGGLASETALLARLDAALRAKTLLKTSEPLIVAGQFSREGGLLGASILGWEKF; via the coding sequence ATGAGTAACCGTGTGCTGTGTCTGGATATTGGCGGCTCCTTTATTAAAAGTGCGGTTTCTCCGGCGCCGGGGCAGCTGGTGATGTCGCGCCAGCGTGCGGTGCCGCTGACTTCATGGTCGGCGTTCGTCTGTGCTGTGCAGCAGATTATTGCGCAATATGGCGATGCGATTGACGGGCATAGCCCGCTGGCGCTCTCCTGCGCGGGCGTGGTGGACGTCGCTAATGATCGGATATTGTCGAGCAACATCCCACCGTTTGCCGGTATCGATATCACCCAGTCGCTACAGGCGGAGCTTGGGCGTCCGGTGGTGATGGCCAACGATGCTGACTGTTTTACCTTAGCCGAGGCGCGTTTCGGCGCGGCAAAAGGGTTACCGATCGTGCTGGGAGTGATCCTCGGTAGCGGTATCGGCGGCGGGATCGCCATCGACGGCAACATTCTCTACGGTAATCAGGGGATCGGCGCCGAGTGGGGGCACGGGCCGATTACGCGTACCCAATTGACTGTCGGTAAGCGGGTGATTGATTTGCCGCGACTGGCCTGCGGCTGCGGGCAGCAGGGCTGTCTGGATACGCTTGGTGGGGCAATAGGGATGCAGCGACTGCATCAACTGCTCAGTGGGCAGACGCTGACCAGCGTGGAAATTGTCGCCCAGGGGAAGGCGGGAGAAGAGACGGCGGCGTTAACCCTTGAAATCTGGCTGGAACTGGTGAGCGAACCGCTGGCCCACGCGGTGAATACCCTCGGGCCGCATAAAATCGTCGCTGGCGGCGGGCTGGCGAGCGAAACGGCATTGCTGGCGCGTCTTGATGCGGCGCTGCGGGCGAAAACTTTGCTCAAGACGAGCGAACCGCTGATTGTCGCCGGGCAATTTAGCCGCGAGGGTGGACTGCTGGGGGCGTCGATACTGGGTTGGGAAAAATTTTAA
- a CDS encoding ABC transporter permease, with protein MSEISLAKSRSGVISGLRWGMEHPSLTLGGVIVALILLCAIFAPWISHYDPYAQDLLNILSAPSADHWLGTDDYGRDIFSRTIYGARISLIEVVVSVALSLLMGLPLGIIAALCGKSVDHLIMWVMDVIFAFPGIVLAILLVSVLGAGLMNMLLAIAIFSVPVYARLSRNLTLGIKNMEYMEAARALGIGYRRQIIHYILRNTLGPITVQATLTGGSVILAAASLSFLGMGVQPPMPEWGTMMSDGRNFLGISLGISLWPGLAIVFSVLGFNLLGDGLRDLMDSRL; from the coding sequence ATGTCGGAAATCTCACTCGCCAAATCGCGCAGCGGCGTCATCAGCGGCCTGCGCTGGGGGATGGAACATCCCTCGCTGACCCTCGGCGGCGTCATTGTCGCTTTAATCCTGCTATGCGCCATCTTCGCGCCGTGGATCAGCCATTATGATCCTTACGCCCAGGATCTGCTGAATATTCTCTCGGCGCCGTCAGCCGACCACTGGTTGGGCACCGACGACTATGGCCGCGATATTTTTTCCCGCACGATTTACGGCGCGCGGATTTCGCTGATTGAAGTGGTGGTGAGCGTGGCACTGTCGTTATTGATGGGGCTGCCGCTGGGAATTATCGCCGCGTTATGCGGCAAAAGCGTTGATCACCTGATTATGTGGGTGATGGATGTGATTTTCGCCTTCCCCGGCATTGTGTTGGCGATCCTATTGGTTAGCGTACTTGGCGCAGGGTTGATGAATATGCTGCTGGCGATCGCCATCTTTTCGGTGCCGGTTTACGCTCGCTTAAGCCGCAACCTGACGCTGGGCATCAAGAATATGGAGTATATGGAAGCGGCGCGGGCGCTGGGGATTGGCTATCGTCGGCAGATAATCCACTACATCCTGCGTAATACGCTGGGGCCGATTACCGTGCAGGCGACGCTGACCGGCGGTTCGGTCATTCTGGCTGCCGCGTCGCTCTCGTTCCTTGGCATGGGCGTTCAGCCGCCGATGCCGGAGTGGGGAACCATGATGAGCGATGGACGTAACTTCCTTGGCATCAGCCTTGGCATTTCACTGTGGCCGGGGCTGGCTATTGTCTTCTCGGTATTGGGTTTCAACCTGTTGGGCGATGGCCTGCGTGATTTAATGGATTCTCGCCTATGA
- a CDS encoding ABC transporter permease, producing MKAYVIKKLLSLPLILLGASLIVFLAIRMLPGDPARLMAGPQATQDDVSRMHTRLGLDDPLAVQYGHFVSGMLKGDFGTSLKSGQPVSAEMSERVPYTLGLALLAWMMAVILGIPMGMCAAIYRNHVADHVLMLVAIAGASIANFWLALIAMDTFSVKLGWLPLLGAEGWKSYLLPSVCLGIFPMAVMSRMTRSSMVDVLGEDYIRTARAKGLAPFQVYFKHALRNALIPIVTIIALNFGSLIGGAVVTESVFNWPGIGRYLVDSVRYRDYPVIQGVTMITVASVVVMNLVGEMVIARINPKIRFD from the coding sequence ATGAAAGCTTACGTCATCAAAAAACTGCTTTCTCTGCCGCTGATCCTGCTTGGCGCATCGCTGATCGTCTTTCTGGCGATCAGAATGCTCCCCGGCGACCCGGCCCGTCTGATGGCCGGGCCGCAGGCCACCCAGGATGATGTCAGCCGTATGCACACGCGTCTTGGTTTGGATGATCCGCTGGCGGTGCAGTATGGCCATTTCGTTAGTGGAATGCTGAAGGGCGATTTTGGCACGTCTCTGAAGTCCGGACAGCCGGTCTCCGCCGAGATGAGCGAACGCGTACCCTATACCTTAGGGCTGGCGCTGCTGGCGTGGATGATGGCGGTGATCCTCGGTATTCCGATGGGCATGTGCGCGGCGATTTACCGTAACCACGTTGCCGACCACGTGCTGATGCTGGTGGCGATTGCCGGGGCGTCGATTGCCAACTTCTGGCTGGCGCTGATCGCGATGGATACCTTTTCAGTGAAGCTGGGCTGGCTGCCGCTGCTGGGGGCGGAAGGCTGGAAAAGCTACCTCCTGCCGTCGGTCTGCCTGGGGATTTTCCCGATGGCAGTGATGTCGCGGATGACCCGTTCCAGCATGGTTGACGTGCTGGGCGAGGACTATATTCGCACCGCGCGCGCGAAGGGGCTGGCGCCATTCCAGGTCTATTTTAAACATGCGCTGCGCAACGCGCTGATCCCCATCGTCACCATTATCGCCCTTAACTTCGGCAGCCTGATTGGCGGCGCAGTAGTGACCGAATCCGTGTTTAACTGGCCGGGCATTGGCCGCTATCTGGTGGACTCGGTGCGCTATCGCGATTACCCGGTGATCCAGGGCGTGACGATGATTACGGTGGCGAGCGTGGTGGTGATGAATCTGGTCGGCGAAATGGTTATCGCCAGAATCAACCCGAAAATAAGGTTTGACTGA
- a CDS encoding ABC transporter substrate-binding protein, whose protein sequence is MKAIMNKYRLAVLAGLLAAGGATALQAATLNVMQNEPPRSMDPGDQTATFTDTVLKPMYEGLVDLSPDFKIAPALATAWKVSDDGKVWTFTLLKNVTFHDGTPFNADAVVANIERHIDPKGGLAASSRMRNVIASVKKIDDDNVEIVLKKVYPSFLNLLTGGSAKMVSPAAAKAGTIGRKADGTGPYMLQEYKTGEYVLEKKNPKYWGENHGPDEIKWTWSAEPSVMNMALLSGQVDVINPVPPQFGLQLKSNPQVKLEQGQGASVFWVALNVEQKPLNDVRVRQALNLATDKEALLKAVMFGFASAANSPLAPVNEGYDKTLNDYPWNIDKAKALLKEAGYPQGFDMNIAVQGPDARTAQILQAMWGKVGVKLNIQQMESGVWSKAAFAPAAEKLANRTDSVLASWSSGLNGSDLQLRPLYYSQSAAPAGANLGFYHNPQVDMLLDKAATTMDDNTRIAEYVAAQKAIMQDAPHVMLYFQDDLYATRAAIKGVRMEPGGEIIVTEAQKP, encoded by the coding sequence ATGAAGGCAATTATGAATAAATATCGACTTGCCGTTCTGGCAGGCTTACTGGCGGCGGGCGGGGCGACGGCGCTGCAGGCGGCAACGCTCAATGTCATGCAAAACGAACCTCCGCGCAGTATGGATCCGGGCGATCAAACTGCGACCTTTACCGATACTGTATTGAAACCGATGTATGAAGGCCTGGTGGATTTGTCGCCGGATTTCAAAATCGCTCCCGCGCTGGCAACCGCCTGGAAGGTCAGCGATGACGGCAAAGTCTGGACCTTTACTCTGCTTAAAAACGTCACGTTCCACGACGGCACGCCGTTTAATGCTGATGCGGTGGTGGCCAATATCGAACGACATATCGATCCGAAAGGCGGACTGGCCGCCAGTTCCCGCATGCGTAATGTCATCGCCTCGGTAAAGAAAATCGATGATGACAACGTCGAAATCGTGCTGAAAAAGGTTTATCCCTCCTTCCTCAACCTGCTGACCGGCGGCTCGGCGAAAATGGTGAGCCCGGCGGCGGCGAAAGCCGGCACCATTGGTCGCAAAGCCGATGGCACCGGCCCGTATATGTTGCAGGAGTACAAAACCGGCGAATACGTGCTGGAGAAGAAGAACCCGAAATATTGGGGCGAGAATCATGGCCCGGATGAGATTAAGTGGACCTGGAGCGCGGAGCCGTCGGTGATGAACATGGCGCTGCTTTCCGGCCAGGTTGATGTGATTAACCCGGTTCCGCCGCAGTTTGGTCTGCAACTGAAAAGCAACCCGCAGGTCAAGCTGGAGCAGGGCCAGGGGGCGTCGGTATTCTGGGTGGCGTTGAACGTCGAGCAGAAACCGCTTAACGATGTTCGCGTGCGTCAGGCGCTGAACCTGGCAACCGACAAAGAGGCGCTGCTGAAGGCGGTGATGTTTGGCTTCGCCTCGGCCGCCAACTCGCCGCTGGCGCCGGTTAACGAAGGTTATGATAAAACCCTCAACGACTACCCGTGGAATATCGATAAAGCGAAAGCGCTATTAAAAGAGGCCGGTTACCCGCAGGGCTTTGACATGAACATCGCCGTGCAGGGACCGGATGCGCGCACGGCGCAAATCCTGCAGGCAATGTGGGGCAAAGTCGGCGTGAAACTCAATATCCAGCAAATGGAGAGCGGCGTCTGGAGCAAAGCGGCGTTTGCCCCGGCAGCGGAAAAGCTCGCCAACCGTACCGACTCGGTGCTCGCCTCCTGGTCCTCCGGCCTTAATGGTTCTGATTTGCAGCTGCGTCCGCTGTACTACTCGCAGAGCGCCGCGCCAGCAGGGGCCAACCTTGGTTTCTACCACAATCCGCAGGTGGATATGCTGTTAGATAAAGCTGCCACCACCATGGACGACAATACCCGTATCGCCGAGTACGTCGCCGCGCAAAAAGCCATTATGCAGGATGCGCCGCACGTGATGCTTTACTTCCAGGATGACCTGTATGCCACCCGCGCCGCTATCAAAGGTGTGCGGATGGAGCCGGGCGGTGAAATTATCGTTACCGAAGCGCAAAAACCGTAA
- a CDS encoding ROK family transcriptional regulator, whose product MLNKLHQQLIHLVCSEEGASRADLARLTGMSKAAIGALVKEMLADGLLQESDIAASGGQGRPSVTLSLAPDAAYAIGISLIDSQLMLVLMNASGEKIAACQLIPQTEIPALIQQLAEAIHRLLNDATIDRQRLVGIGFALSAFVDAAQSVCVQSALLGWHQVPLAALLSHATGGIPVFIENDTRALATWEKTFGYLRKLDSAVVISHGSGIGSAAVIYNRIWRGAHGGAGEIAHCTIAPAGKPCRCGKRGCLDTIASLTAIFEQARMAGIDTEQLDELEAMARKGHTAAIQILHQAGDALGMAISHQIQTHDPAAIMLAHQPESFNGLLNTVMQQAIETNLLPGMAGKTPLIYRPLAQDSWALAAASVALTHVLFPE is encoded by the coding sequence ATGCTGAATAAACTCCATCAACAATTGATTCATCTGGTGTGCAGCGAGGAAGGCGCCAGCCGCGCCGACCTCGCCCGCCTGACCGGTATGAGTAAAGCGGCTATTGGCGCGCTGGTTAAAGAGATGCTGGCCGACGGGTTGTTGCAGGAGAGCGACATCGCCGCCTCCGGCGGCCAGGGTCGTCCATCCGTCACCCTCTCGCTGGCGCCGGATGCGGCTTACGCCATCGGCATTTCGTTGATTGATAGCCAACTGATGCTGGTGCTGATGAACGCCAGCGGCGAAAAAATCGCCGCATGTCAGTTGATACCGCAAACCGAGATCCCCGCGCTCATCCAACAACTGGCAGAGGCGATCCACCGCCTGTTAAACGACGCGACTATCGATCGCCAGCGGCTGGTAGGTATTGGCTTTGCCCTGTCGGCGTTTGTTGATGCCGCCCAGTCGGTCTGTGTGCAGTCGGCGCTGCTGGGCTGGCATCAGGTGCCGTTGGCCGCGCTGTTAAGCCACGCCACCGGAGGGATCCCGGTATTCATTGAAAATGACACCCGCGCGTTAGCCACCTGGGAAAAGACTTTTGGTTATTTGCGCAAGCTGGACAGCGCGGTGGTGATTTCACACGGCAGCGGGATCGGCAGTGCAGCGGTTATCTATAACCGAATCTGGCGCGGCGCCCACGGCGGCGCCGGGGAGATTGCCCACTGCACCATCGCGCCGGCCGGTAAACCCTGCCGCTGCGGGAAACGCGGCTGTCTCGACACCATTGCGTCGCTCACGGCCATTTTCGAACAGGCGCGCATGGCCGGTATCGATACAGAACAATTGGATGAGCTGGAGGCGATGGCGCGTAAAGGTCACACCGCCGCCATCCAGATCCTGCACCAGGCTGGCGACGCCTTAGGTATGGCTATCTCGCATCAGATCCAGACCCACGATCCGGCGGCGATCATGCTTGCTCACCAGCCGGAGAGCTTTAACGGTTTACTGAATACCGTGATGCAGCAAGCGATTGAAACCAACCTGCTTCCGGGAATGGCGGGCAAAACACCGCTGATTTATCGCCCGCTGGCGCAGGACAGTTGGGCGCTTGCCGCGGCGAGCGTCGCTCTTACTCACGTTCTTTTCCCAGAATAA
- a CDS encoding M81 family metallopeptidase — MRIAVGGIHIECSTFNPVLTHEAEFRTVKGDALLDAPYFQFLRDYPATFLPTLHTRAIPGGPVARETYEQFKAEFLSRLQAQLPIDGLYLAMHGAMYVEGMEDAEGDWITAARACVGDDCPIAVSYDLHGNVTQRIIDAIDMYSTYRTAPHIDIEETMRRSVTMLVNSLQSGVRPGVVWAPIPVLLPGERTSTEDEPAKSLYALLPHSDRLDGVLDSSLMVGYVWADEPRATAAAIFTGTDHAVLEQQAAKLAQAYWDAREDFVFGCQTGSVADCVAQAIASPTGPVILADSGDNPTGGGVGDRGDVLAELLRQRAQNTLVAGITDAPATHSAFEVGIGAELPLTLGASLDPAGASVSARFTVTGLLAAGPQRPANQAVLQTGGITVVVADRRRPYHDIADFSALGLDPRQVKILLVKSGYLSPELAPLANPNLMALSEGVVDQDIERVPRLRMLTPTWPFHRDLEFTPQVLMSARAPFAREC; from the coding sequence ATGCGCATTGCCGTTGGCGGAATACATATTGAATGCAGCACGTTCAACCCTGTACTGACTCATGAAGCCGAGTTTCGCACGGTCAAAGGCGACGCTCTGCTGGACGCGCCCTACTTCCAGTTCTTGCGCGACTATCCGGCGACGTTTCTGCCGACGCTGCACACCCGCGCGATCCCCGGCGGCCCGGTAGCGCGTGAAACCTACGAACAGTTCAAAGCCGAATTCCTCAGCCGCCTGCAGGCGCAGTTGCCGATCGACGGCCTGTATCTGGCGATGCACGGCGCAATGTACGTTGAAGGCATGGAAGATGCCGAAGGCGACTGGATCACCGCCGCCCGCGCCTGCGTCGGCGACGACTGTCCGATTGCCGTCAGCTACGACCTGCATGGCAACGTCACCCAGCGCATCATTGACGCCATTGACATGTACTCAACCTACCGCACCGCGCCGCATATCGATATTGAAGAGACCATGCGCCGCTCGGTCACCATGCTGGTGAATAGCCTGCAGAGTGGCGTGCGTCCGGGCGTGGTATGGGCGCCGATCCCGGTCCTGTTGCCCGGCGAGCGCACCAGTACGGAAGATGAGCCGGCGAAAAGCCTGTACGCCTTGCTGCCGCATAGCGACCGGCTTGACGGCGTGCTCGATAGTTCATTGATGGTCGGCTACGTATGGGCCGATGAACCGCGCGCTACCGCCGCGGCCATTTTTACCGGTACCGATCACGCGGTGCTGGAGCAACAGGCTGCAAAGCTGGCGCAGGCTTACTGGGACGCGCGCGAAGATTTCGTCTTCGGCTGCCAGACCGGCAGCGTCGCCGACTGCGTGGCCCAGGCCATCGCCAGCCCCACAGGCCCGGTGATCCTTGCGGATTCTGGTGATAACCCTACCGGCGGCGGCGTCGGCGATCGCGGCGACGTCTTAGCGGAGCTACTGCGCCAGCGAGCGCAAAATACGCTGGTGGCTGGCATCACCGATGCGCCGGCTACGCATTCCGCGTTTGAAGTCGGCATTGGCGCCGAATTGCCGCTGACGCTGGGCGCGAGCCTCGATCCGGCGGGTGCCAGCGTTAGCGCGCGCTTTACCGTCACGGGCCTGCTGGCGGCCGGTCCGCAGCGTCCGGCGAACCAGGCGGTTCTGCAGACTGGCGGTATTACCGTGGTCGTGGCCGACCGTCGTCGCCCGTATCATGATATTGCCGACTTTAGCGCTCTGGGGCTCGACCCGCGGCAGGTGAAAATTTTGCTGGTTAAATCCGGGTATTTGTCGCCGGAGTTGGCGCCGCTGGCCAACCCCAACCTGATGGCGCTATCGGAAGGCGTCGTCGACCAGGATATCGAACGCGTGCCGCGCCTGCGAATGTTGACCCCGACCTGGCCGTTCCATCGCGACCTCGAATTCACGCCGCAGGTGCTGATGTCCGCCCGCGCGCCGTTTGCCCGGGAGTGCTGA
- a CDS encoding ABC transporter ATP-binding protein, whose protein sequence is MSRETPAPVLTVDNLSVAFRHGDSWQKVVRNISFRLNPGETLAIVGESGSGKSVTAMAIMRLLSARHSRTEGQVLLGGKSLLELPEEEMRRVRGAEVAMIFQEPMTSLNPAFTIGNQIAEVFIRHQGLSARQAKQEAIALLEKVRIPHAAQRFDEYPHQFSGGMRQRAMIAMALALKPKLLIADEPTTALDVTIQGQILDLIKTLQAENNTAVLFITHDMGVVAETADDTLVMFRGDAIECERTATLFTAPQQPYTRALLASVPAAGEMDVTSTPCKFPSVNLQTGETLRYPPEPDLSLTSNEPVLSVKNLITRFPVKKGFFNQLAGHIHAVENVSFDLWPGETLSLVGESGCGKSTTGRSLIRMIQAQSGDVRLNGYDVLQADRHQQKQLRQDIQMIFQDPFASLNPRLKIQETLIEPLLENGLATRQQALARSHELIEKVGLSVAVLNRYPHEFSGGQRQRICIARALAMNPKVIIADESVSALDVSVKAQVVNLIIELQRTMKIAFLFISHDMAVIERISHRVAVMYLGEIVEIGPRQAIFANPQHPYTQKLIAAIPKTDPSRRHLLREANNDELPSPFRDKNWQPPTRRYEQVGNQHWVMR, encoded by the coding sequence ATGAGCCGCGAAACACCTGCCCCGGTGCTAACCGTCGACAATTTAAGCGTCGCCTTCCGCCACGGCGATAGTTGGCAGAAAGTGGTGCGTAATATCAGTTTTCGTCTTAATCCGGGCGAGACGCTGGCAATTGTCGGCGAATCAGGCTCGGGCAAGAGCGTAACGGCGATGGCGATTATGCGGCTGCTTTCCGCGCGCCATAGCCGGACCGAAGGTCAGGTGCTGCTCGGCGGCAAATCCCTGCTCGAACTCCCTGAAGAGGAGATGCGTCGCGTGCGCGGCGCCGAGGTGGCGATGATTTTCCAGGAGCCGATGACCAGCCTCAACCCGGCCTTTACCATCGGCAACCAGATCGCCGAAGTGTTTATTCGCCATCAGGGTTTATCGGCACGCCAGGCGAAGCAGGAAGCCATCGCCCTGCTGGAAAAGGTTCGCATTCCACACGCCGCGCAGCGTTTCGATGAATACCCGCATCAGTTTTCCGGCGGAATGCGTCAGCGCGCGATGATCGCCATGGCGCTGGCTCTCAAGCCGAAACTGCTGATTGCCGATGAACCCACCACCGCGCTGGACGTCACTATCCAGGGGCAAATCCTCGATTTGATTAAAACCCTGCAGGCGGAAAACAATACCGCGGTGCTGTTTATCACCCACGATATGGGCGTGGTCGCGGAAACCGCCGACGATACGCTGGTGATGTTTCGCGGCGATGCCATTGAGTGCGAGCGCACGGCGACGCTGTTCACCGCCCCGCAGCAACCTTATACCCGCGCGCTGCTGGCCTCCGTGCCAGCAGCAGGCGAAATGGATGTAACCTCCACCCCCTGTAAGTTCCCGTCGGTGAACCTGCAAACAGGGGAGACTCTGCGCTATCCGCCGGAACCGGATCTCAGCCTGACCAGCAACGAACCGGTGCTGTCGGTCAAAAACCTGATCACCCGCTTTCCGGTAAAAAAAGGCTTTTTTAACCAGTTAGCCGGACATATTCACGCTGTAGAAAACGTCAGTTTTGATTTATGGCCCGGTGAAACCCTATCACTGGTAGGCGAATCAGGCTGTGGTAAATCTACCACCGGACGCAGCCTTATCCGCATGATTCAGGCGCAATCCGGCGATGTGCGACTTAATGGCTATGACGTCCTGCAGGCCGATCGCCACCAGCAAAAGCAACTGCGGCAGGATATCCAGATGATTTTTCAGGATCCGTTCGCCAGCCTCAATCCGCGGCTAAAAATCCAGGAGACATTGATTGAACCGTTGCTGGAGAACGGCCTCGCCACCCGCCAGCAGGCGCTGGCGCGTTCCCATGAATTGATTGAAAAAGTGGGCCTCAGCGTCGCGGTGCTTAATCGCTATCCGCATGAATTTTCCGGCGGTCAGCGCCAGCGTATCTGTATCGCCCGCGCGCTGGCGATGAATCCAAAGGTGATTATTGCCGACGAATCGGTGTCGGCGCTGGATGTGTCGGTGAAGGCGCAGGTGGTCAACCTGATTATCGAGTTACAGCGGACAATGAAAATCGCCTTCCTGTTCATCTCGCACGATATGGCGGTTATTGAACGCATCAGCCATCGGGTGGCGGTGATGTATCTCGGCGAAATCGTTGAGATTGGCCCGCGCCAGGCGATTTTCGCCAATCCGCAGCACCCGTATACGCAAAAACTGATCGCGGCGATTCCGAAAACCGATCCGTCTCGCCGCCATCTACTGCGTGAGGCCAACAACGATGAACTGCCCTCGCCGTTTCGCGATAAAAACTGGCAGCCGCCGACCCGCCGTTATGAACAGGTCGGCAATCAGCACTGGGTTATGCGCTGA
- a CDS encoding DeoR/GlpR family DNA-binding transcription regulator, with amino-acid sequence MHKTARQKFLLELLSENGQVSISDLVERLRVSADTVRRDLGDLEKRGLLQKNHGGAIALDLSAMNRQGRNALLPETKQRLGRLVASHIPPGSTLFLDAGSTVLAVASCLKGPLTVITASMDIARLFGERADIQLILLGGKWDMQQRLFAGSATLALLARYRADIAILGACAIHAQQGLSASQEADAEVKRAMLAASVEHWLVADHLKLNHCEPYLVAELKYIDRLFLDKPWHELGEESAIQVSIADAE; translated from the coding sequence ATGCACAAAACCGCCAGACAAAAATTCCTGCTCGAACTCCTGAGCGAAAACGGCCAGGTCAGCATCAGCGATCTGGTTGAACGGTTGCGGGTTTCCGCTGATACCGTCCGCCGCGATCTGGGCGATCTGGAAAAACGCGGGCTATTGCAGAAGAACCACGGCGGCGCGATCGCCCTCGACCTCTCAGCAATGAATCGTCAGGGACGCAACGCGCTGCTGCCGGAGACCAAACAACGTCTCGGTAGGCTGGTCGCCAGCCATATTCCGCCTGGATCAACATTATTTTTAGATGCCGGAAGCACGGTACTGGCCGTTGCCTCCTGCCTTAAAGGCCCGTTGACGGTGATCACCGCCTCCATGGATATCGCCCGGTTATTCGGCGAACGCGCCGACATCCAGCTCATCCTGCTGGGAGGAAAGTGGGATATGCAGCAGCGGCTGTTTGCCGGTAGCGCAACGCTGGCGCTGCTGGCGCGCTACCGCGCCGATATCGCTATCCTCGGCGCCTGCGCGATCCATGCGCAGCAAGGGCTCAGCGCCAGCCAGGAAGCGGATGCGGAAGTCAAACGCGCCATGCTGGCGGCCAGCGTCGAACACTGGCTGGTGGCCGACCATCTGAAACTCAATCACTGCGAGCCTTATCTGGTCGCCGAACTGAAATACATCGATCGTCTGTTCCTCGACAAGCCGTGGCACGAGCTTGGCGAAGAGAGTGCAATACAGGTCAGCATCGCTGACGCTGAATAA
- a CDS encoding oxidoreductase has protein sequence MHKVIAGEGKNINIALIGYGFVGKTFHAPLINSVAGLKLAVVASRDEARVKQDLTDVTVITSPEEAIQHPDIDLVVIASPNATHAPLARLALNAGKHVVVDKPFTLDMQEARELIALAEEKQLLLSVFHNRRWDSDYLGIKQIIEQGVIGKVKHFESHIDRFRPEVRVRWREQNVPGSGLWFDIGPHLIDQTLQLFGLPQSVQGNIATLRQGAEINDWAHVVLNYPEHKVILHSSMLVAGGVSRFTVHGDSGSVVKLKADQQESQLLAGVVPGSESWGQDDDNMTWFDASLQAQTLATPQGDQRQYYMQVRDALVGKIANPVPPLQALAVMAVLEAAVASSENGSVQTLALTADELAGLK, from the coding sequence ATGCATAAAGTTATCGCAGGCGAAGGTAAGAACATTAACATCGCGCTGATCGGCTATGGGTTTGTCGGCAAAACGTTTCACGCGCCGCTGATCAACTCGGTTGCAGGGTTAAAGCTTGCCGTCGTCGCCTCCCGCGATGAAGCCAGGGTCAAACAGGATCTGACCGATGTCACGGTCATCACCTCCCCGGAAGAAGCCATTCAGCACCCGGACATTGATCTGGTGGTGATCGCTTCCCCTAACGCCACCCACGCTCCGCTGGCTCGTCTGGCGCTCAACGCTGGCAAGCATGTGGTGGTGGATAAACCCTTTACCCTTGATATGCAGGAAGCGCGCGAGCTCATCGCACTGGCTGAAGAAAAACAGTTGCTGCTTTCCGTGTTCCATAACCGCCGTTGGGATAGCGACTACCTCGGGATCAAACAGATCATCGAACAGGGGGTGATCGGCAAGGTTAAGCATTTTGAGTCGCATATCGACCGCTTCCGCCCGGAAGTGCGCGTGCGCTGGCGTGAGCAGAACGTACCGGGAAGCGGCCTGTGGTTTGATATTGGTCCCCACCTGATCGACCAGACTCTGCAACTGTTCGGTCTGCCGCAGTCGGTACAGGGCAACATCGCGACCCTGCGTCAGGGTGCCGAAATTAATGACTGGGCGCACGTGGTACTGAACTACCCGGAACATAAGGTGATTCTGCACAGCAGCATGCTGGTGGCCGGCGGCGTCTCGCGCTTTACGGTACATGGCGATAGCGGCAGCGTCGTGAAATTGAAAGCGGATCAGCAGGAAAGCCAACTGCTGGCAGGTGTCGTTCCGGGCAGCGAAAGCTGGGGCCAGGATGACGACAACATGACGTGGTTTGACGCCAGCTTGCAGGCGCAAACGCTCGCCACGCCGCAAGGCGATCAGCGCCAGTACTATATGCAGGTGCGCGATGCCCTGGTCGGCAAAATCGCCAACCCGGTGCCGCCGCTACAGGCACTGGCAGTCATGGCGGTACTGGAAGCCGCGGTTGCCTCGTCAGAAAACGGCAGCGTGCAGACGCTGGCGTTAACCGCCGACGAGCTGGCCGGGCTTAAGTAA